One window of Mauremys mutica isolate MM-2020 ecotype Southern chromosome 20, ASM2049712v1, whole genome shotgun sequence genomic DNA carries:
- the ILF3 gene encoding interleukin enhancer-binding factor 3 isoform X11 has protein sequence MRPMRIFVNDDRHVMAKHSAVYPTQEELEAVQNMVSHTERALKAVSDWIDEQEKVSGEQPEPEAMETAAEEENKEGGDQKAAEHLTRTLRGVMRVGLVAKGLLLKGDLDLELVLLCKEKPTTGLLDKVAENLGVQLATITEDKYEIIQSVSEAAIIIKNTQEPPLTLTIHLTSPVVREEMEKLLAGETLSVNDTPDVLDRQKCLAALASLRHAKWFQARANGLKSCVIVIRVLRDLCTRVPTWGPLRGWPLELLCEKSIGTANRPMGAGEALRRVLECLASGIVMPDGSGIYDPCEKEATDAIGHLDRQQREDITQSAQHALRLAAFGQLHKVLGMDPLPSKMPKKPKNENPVDYTVQIPPSTTYAITPMKRPMEEDGEEKSPSKKKKKIQKKEEKTEPPQAMNALMKLNQLKPGLQYKLVSQTGPVHAPIFTMSVEVDGSTFEASGPSKKTAKLHVAVKVLQDMGLPTGVEGKESGKGDESAEETEQKPVVVAPPPVVETISTPSAASPPSEQTSENVKQQGPILTKHGKNPVMELNEKRRGLKYELISETGGSHDKRFVMEVEVDGQKFQGAGSNKKVAKAYAALAALEKLFPDAPAAIEPNKKKRAPVPARGGPKFAVKQHNPGFGMGGPMHNEVPPPPNLRGRGRGGNIRGRGRGRGGFGGGNHGGYMNAGAGYGSYGYGGNSATAGYSDFFTDCYGYHDFGSS, from the exons ATG CGACCGATGCGTATTTTTGTGAATGATGACCGCCACGTGATGGCAAAACATTCTGCTGTTTACCCAACTCAGGAAGAGTTGGAGGCAGTTCAGAACATGGTCTCCCATACAGAACGTGCTCTCAAAGCTGTATCTGACTGGATTGATGAACAGGAAAAAGTCAGTGGGGAGCAGCCAGAACCGGAGGCCATGGAAACAGCAgctgaagaagaaaacaaagaaggaGG GGATCAGAAGGCCGCCGAGCATCTGACTAGGACCCTTCGTGGAGTGATGCGTGTTGGGCTTGTAGCAAAAGGCCTGCTATTGAAGGGAGACTTGGATCTTGAGCTAGTTCTCCTGTGCAAAGAGAAACCCACAACTGGTCTCTTGGACAAAGTAGCTGAGAATCTTGGAGTACAGCTTGCT ACTATTACTGAAGATAAATATGAAATAATCCAGTCTGTGAGCGAAGCTGCAATTATCATTAAGAACACACAGGAGCCTCCATTGACGCTGACCATTCACTTGACATCTCCTGTTGTGAGAGAAGAAATGGAAAAACTGTTAGCTGGAG AAACGCTATCAGTCAACGACACCCCGGACGTTCTGGACAGGCAGAAATGCCTTGCTGCCTTGGCGTCACTCCGACACGCCAAGTGGTTCCAG GCCAGGGCTAATGGTCTGAAATCGTGCGTCATAGTCATCAGGGTGCTGAGAGATCTGTGTACTCGGGTTCCTACTTGGGGACCACTTAGAGGATGG CCTCTGGAGCTGCTGTGTGAAAAATCAATTGGAACAGCTAAtagaccaatgggagctggtgAGGCCTTGAGGAGAGTACTTGAATGTCTTGCATCAGGAATTGTTATGCCAG ATGGTTCTGGTATTTATGATCCTTGTGAAAAAGAAGCCACTGATGCTATTGGGCATCTAGACAGACAACAAAGGGAAGATATCACACAGAGTGCTCAG catgctctgagacttgctgcttttGGCCAGCTTCACAAGGTCTTGGGGATGGATCCCCTGCCTTCCAAGATGCCCAAGAAACCAAAGAACGAAAATCCAGTTGACTACACTG TCCAGATTCCCCCCAGTACCACGTATGCCATCACCCCAATGAAGCGCCCTATGGAGGAGGATGGAGAGGAGAAGTCtcccagcaaaaagaaaaagaagattcAGAAAAAAG AGGAAAAAACTGAACCTCCCCAGGCTATGAATGCACTGATGAAATTAAATCAGCTAAAACCTGGTCTCCAGTACAAACTTGTGTCTCAGACTGGTCCAGTTCATGCTCCTATCTTTACTATGTCCGTGGAAGTGGATGGCAGCACGTTTGAGGCATCGGGACCTTCCAAAAAGACAGCCAAATTGCATGTGGCAGTAAAG GTGTTGCAAGATATGGGTTTACCCACAGGAGTGGAAGGCAAAGAGTCTGGAAAAGGAGATGAATCGGCAGAGGAAACAGAACAGAAACCAGTAGTTGTTGCTCCTCCTCCTGTAGTGGAAACTATCTCTACACCCAGTGCTGCCTCTCCTCCCTCAGAGCAAACTTCAGAG AATGTGAAACAACAGGGACCAATCCTGACGAAGCATGGCAAGAATCCAGTGATGGAACTCAATGAGAAGAGGCGTGGTCTAAAATACGAACTGATTTCAGAAACAGGTGGCAGCCATGACAAGCGCTTTGTCATGGAG GTTGAGGTTGATGGGCAGAAGTTTCAAGGAGCTGGCTCGAACAAAAAAGTGGCGAAAGCCTATGCTGCTTTAGCTGCCCTGGAGAAGCTGTTTCCCGATGCTCCAGCTGCTATTGAGCCCAATAAGAAGAAAAGAGCCCCTGTACCTGCAAGGGGAGGACCCAAGTTTGCAGTAAAG CAGCATAATCCAGGTTTTGGAATGGGAGGCCCCATGCACAATGAAGTGCCACCTCCCCCAAATCTGCGTGGACGTGGTAGAGGAGGCAACATCAGAGGCCGTGGTAGAGGCAGAGGTGGATTTGGTGGTGGCAATCATGGTGGCTATATGAATGCTG GAGCCGGATACGGAAGCTATGGTTATGGAGGAAATTCTGCAACAGCAGGCTATA GTGACTTTTTCACAGACTGCTACGGCTATCATGATTTTGGGTCTTCCTAG
- the ILF3 gene encoding interleukin enhancer-binding factor 3 isoform X10 gives MRPMRIFVNDDRHVMAKHSAVYPTQEELEAVQNMVSHTERALKAVSDWIDEQEKVSGEQPEPEAMETAAEEENKEGGDQKAAEHLTRTLRGVMRVGLVAKGLLLKGDLDLELVLLCKEKPTTGLLDKVAENLGVQLATITEDKYEIIQSVSEAAIIIKNTQEPPLTLTIHLTSPVVREEMEKLLAGETLSVNDTPDVLDRQKCLAALASLRHAKWFQARANGLKSCVIVIRVLRDLCTRVPTWGPLRGWPLELLCEKSIGTANRPMGAGEALRRVLECLASGIVMPDGSGIYDPCEKEATDAIGHLDRQQREDITQSAQHALRLAAFGQLHKVLGMDPLPSKMPKKPKNENPVDYTVQIPPSTTYAITPMKRPMEEDGEEKSPSKKKKKIQKKGIELTREEKTEPPQAMNALMKLNQLKPGLQYKLVSQTGPVHAPIFTMSVEVDGSTFEASGPSKKTAKLHVAVKVLQDMGLPTGVEGKESGKGDESAEETEQKPVVVAPPPVVETISTPSAASPPSEQTSEGPILTKHGKNPVMELNEKRRGLKYELISETGGSHDKRFVMEVEVDGQKFQGAGSNKKVAKAYAALAALEKLFPDAPAAIEPNKKKRAPVPARGGPKFAVKQHNPGFGMGGPMHNEVPPPPNLRGRGRGGNIRGRGRGRGGFGGGNHGGYMNAGAGYGSYGYGGNSATAGYSDFFTDCYGYHDFGSS, from the exons ATG CGACCGATGCGTATTTTTGTGAATGATGACCGCCACGTGATGGCAAAACATTCTGCTGTTTACCCAACTCAGGAAGAGTTGGAGGCAGTTCAGAACATGGTCTCCCATACAGAACGTGCTCTCAAAGCTGTATCTGACTGGATTGATGAACAGGAAAAAGTCAGTGGGGAGCAGCCAGAACCGGAGGCCATGGAAACAGCAgctgaagaagaaaacaaagaaggaGG GGATCAGAAGGCCGCCGAGCATCTGACTAGGACCCTTCGTGGAGTGATGCGTGTTGGGCTTGTAGCAAAAGGCCTGCTATTGAAGGGAGACTTGGATCTTGAGCTAGTTCTCCTGTGCAAAGAGAAACCCACAACTGGTCTCTTGGACAAAGTAGCTGAGAATCTTGGAGTACAGCTTGCT ACTATTACTGAAGATAAATATGAAATAATCCAGTCTGTGAGCGAAGCTGCAATTATCATTAAGAACACACAGGAGCCTCCATTGACGCTGACCATTCACTTGACATCTCCTGTTGTGAGAGAAGAAATGGAAAAACTGTTAGCTGGAG AAACGCTATCAGTCAACGACACCCCGGACGTTCTGGACAGGCAGAAATGCCTTGCTGCCTTGGCGTCACTCCGACACGCCAAGTGGTTCCAG GCCAGGGCTAATGGTCTGAAATCGTGCGTCATAGTCATCAGGGTGCTGAGAGATCTGTGTACTCGGGTTCCTACTTGGGGACCACTTAGAGGATGG CCTCTGGAGCTGCTGTGTGAAAAATCAATTGGAACAGCTAAtagaccaatgggagctggtgAGGCCTTGAGGAGAGTACTTGAATGTCTTGCATCAGGAATTGTTATGCCAG ATGGTTCTGGTATTTATGATCCTTGTGAAAAAGAAGCCACTGATGCTATTGGGCATCTAGACAGACAACAAAGGGAAGATATCACACAGAGTGCTCAG catgctctgagacttgctgcttttGGCCAGCTTCACAAGGTCTTGGGGATGGATCCCCTGCCTTCCAAGATGCCCAAGAAACCAAAGAACGAAAATCCAGTTGACTACACTG TCCAGATTCCCCCCAGTACCACGTATGCCATCACCCCAATGAAGCGCCCTATGGAGGAGGATGGAGAGGAGAAGTCtcccagcaaaaagaaaaagaagattcAGAAAAAAGGTATTGAGTTAACCAGAG AGGAAAAAACTGAACCTCCCCAGGCTATGAATGCACTGATGAAATTAAATCAGCTAAAACCTGGTCTCCAGTACAAACTTGTGTCTCAGACTGGTCCAGTTCATGCTCCTATCTTTACTATGTCCGTGGAAGTGGATGGCAGCACGTTTGAGGCATCGGGACCTTCCAAAAAGACAGCCAAATTGCATGTGGCAGTAAAG GTGTTGCAAGATATGGGTTTACCCACAGGAGTGGAAGGCAAAGAGTCTGGAAAAGGAGATGAATCGGCAGAGGAAACAGAACAGAAACCAGTAGTTGTTGCTCCTCCTCCTGTAGTGGAAACTATCTCTACACCCAGTGCTGCCTCTCCTCCCTCAGAGCAAACTTCAGAG GGACCAATCCTGACGAAGCATGGCAAGAATCCAGTGATGGAACTCAATGAGAAGAGGCGTGGTCTAAAATACGAACTGATTTCAGAAACAGGTGGCAGCCATGACAAGCGCTTTGTCATGGAG GTTGAGGTTGATGGGCAGAAGTTTCAAGGAGCTGGCTCGAACAAAAAAGTGGCGAAAGCCTATGCTGCTTTAGCTGCCCTGGAGAAGCTGTTTCCCGATGCTCCAGCTGCTATTGAGCCCAATAAGAAGAAAAGAGCCCCTGTACCTGCAAGGGGAGGACCCAAGTTTGCAGTAAAG CAGCATAATCCAGGTTTTGGAATGGGAGGCCCCATGCACAATGAAGTGCCACCTCCCCCAAATCTGCGTGGACGTGGTAGAGGAGGCAACATCAGAGGCCGTGGTAGAGGCAGAGGTGGATTTGGTGGTGGCAATCATGGTGGCTATATGAATGCTG GAGCCGGATACGGAAGCTATGGTTATGGAGGAAATTCTGCAACAGCAGGCTATA GTGACTTTTTCACAGACTGCTACGGCTATCATGATTTTGGGTCTTCCTAG
- the ILF3 gene encoding interleukin enhancer-binding factor 3 isoform X12 gives MRPMRIFVNDDRHVMAKHSAVYPTQEELEAVQNMVSHTERALKAVSDWIDEQEKVSGEQPEPEAMETAAEEENKEGGDQKAAEHLTRTLRGVMRVGLVAKGLLLKGDLDLELVLLCKEKPTTGLLDKVAENLGVQLATITEDKYEIIQSVSEAAIIIKNTQEPPLTLTIHLTSPVVREEMEKLLAGETLSVNDTPDVLDRQKCLAALASLRHAKWFQARANGLKSCVIVIRVLRDLCTRVPTWGPLRGWPLELLCEKSIGTANRPMGAGEALRRVLECLASGIVMPDGSGIYDPCEKEATDAIGHLDRQQREDITQSAQHALRLAAFGQLHKVLGMDPLPSKMPKKPKNENPVDYTVQIPPSTTYAITPMKRPMEEDGEEKSPSKKKKKIQKKEEKTEPPQAMNALMKLNQLKPGLQYKLVSQTGPVHAPIFTMSVEVDGSTFEASGPSKKTAKLHVAVKVLQDMGLPTGVEGKESGKGDESAEETEQKPVVVAPPPVVETISTPSAASPPSEQTSEGPILTKHGKNPVMELNEKRRGLKYELISETGGSHDKRFVMEVEVDGQKFQGAGSNKKVAKAYAALAALEKLFPDAPAAIEPNKKKRAPVPARGGPKFAVKQHNPGFGMGGPMHNEVPPPPNLRGRGRGGNIRGRGRGRGGFGGGNHGGYMNAGAGYGSYGYGGNSATAGYSDFFTDCYGYHDFGSS, from the exons ATG CGACCGATGCGTATTTTTGTGAATGATGACCGCCACGTGATGGCAAAACATTCTGCTGTTTACCCAACTCAGGAAGAGTTGGAGGCAGTTCAGAACATGGTCTCCCATACAGAACGTGCTCTCAAAGCTGTATCTGACTGGATTGATGAACAGGAAAAAGTCAGTGGGGAGCAGCCAGAACCGGAGGCCATGGAAACAGCAgctgaagaagaaaacaaagaaggaGG GGATCAGAAGGCCGCCGAGCATCTGACTAGGACCCTTCGTGGAGTGATGCGTGTTGGGCTTGTAGCAAAAGGCCTGCTATTGAAGGGAGACTTGGATCTTGAGCTAGTTCTCCTGTGCAAAGAGAAACCCACAACTGGTCTCTTGGACAAAGTAGCTGAGAATCTTGGAGTACAGCTTGCT ACTATTACTGAAGATAAATATGAAATAATCCAGTCTGTGAGCGAAGCTGCAATTATCATTAAGAACACACAGGAGCCTCCATTGACGCTGACCATTCACTTGACATCTCCTGTTGTGAGAGAAGAAATGGAAAAACTGTTAGCTGGAG AAACGCTATCAGTCAACGACACCCCGGACGTTCTGGACAGGCAGAAATGCCTTGCTGCCTTGGCGTCACTCCGACACGCCAAGTGGTTCCAG GCCAGGGCTAATGGTCTGAAATCGTGCGTCATAGTCATCAGGGTGCTGAGAGATCTGTGTACTCGGGTTCCTACTTGGGGACCACTTAGAGGATGG CCTCTGGAGCTGCTGTGTGAAAAATCAATTGGAACAGCTAAtagaccaatgggagctggtgAGGCCTTGAGGAGAGTACTTGAATGTCTTGCATCAGGAATTGTTATGCCAG ATGGTTCTGGTATTTATGATCCTTGTGAAAAAGAAGCCACTGATGCTATTGGGCATCTAGACAGACAACAAAGGGAAGATATCACACAGAGTGCTCAG catgctctgagacttgctgcttttGGCCAGCTTCACAAGGTCTTGGGGATGGATCCCCTGCCTTCCAAGATGCCCAAGAAACCAAAGAACGAAAATCCAGTTGACTACACTG TCCAGATTCCCCCCAGTACCACGTATGCCATCACCCCAATGAAGCGCCCTATGGAGGAGGATGGAGAGGAGAAGTCtcccagcaaaaagaaaaagaagattcAGAAAAAAG AGGAAAAAACTGAACCTCCCCAGGCTATGAATGCACTGATGAAATTAAATCAGCTAAAACCTGGTCTCCAGTACAAACTTGTGTCTCAGACTGGTCCAGTTCATGCTCCTATCTTTACTATGTCCGTGGAAGTGGATGGCAGCACGTTTGAGGCATCGGGACCTTCCAAAAAGACAGCCAAATTGCATGTGGCAGTAAAG GTGTTGCAAGATATGGGTTTACCCACAGGAGTGGAAGGCAAAGAGTCTGGAAAAGGAGATGAATCGGCAGAGGAAACAGAACAGAAACCAGTAGTTGTTGCTCCTCCTCCTGTAGTGGAAACTATCTCTACACCCAGTGCTGCCTCTCCTCCCTCAGAGCAAACTTCAGAG GGACCAATCCTGACGAAGCATGGCAAGAATCCAGTGATGGAACTCAATGAGAAGAGGCGTGGTCTAAAATACGAACTGATTTCAGAAACAGGTGGCAGCCATGACAAGCGCTTTGTCATGGAG GTTGAGGTTGATGGGCAGAAGTTTCAAGGAGCTGGCTCGAACAAAAAAGTGGCGAAAGCCTATGCTGCTTTAGCTGCCCTGGAGAAGCTGTTTCCCGATGCTCCAGCTGCTATTGAGCCCAATAAGAAGAAAAGAGCCCCTGTACCTGCAAGGGGAGGACCCAAGTTTGCAGTAAAG CAGCATAATCCAGGTTTTGGAATGGGAGGCCCCATGCACAATGAAGTGCCACCTCCCCCAAATCTGCGTGGACGTGGTAGAGGAGGCAACATCAGAGGCCGTGGTAGAGGCAGAGGTGGATTTGGTGGTGGCAATCATGGTGGCTATATGAATGCTG GAGCCGGATACGGAAGCTATGGTTATGGAGGAAATTCTGCAACAGCAGGCTATA GTGACTTTTTCACAGACTGCTACGGCTATCATGATTTTGGGTCTTCCTAG
- the ILF3 gene encoding interleukin enhancer-binding factor 3 isoform X13, translating into MRPMRIFVNDDRHVMAKHSAVYPTQEELEAVQNMVSHTERALKAVSDWIDEQEKVSGEQPEPEAMETAAEEENKEGGDQKAAEHLTRTLRGVMRVGLVAKGLLLKGDLDLELVLLCKEKPTTGLLDKVAENLGVQLATITEDKYEIIQSVSEAAIIIKNTQEPPLTLTIHLTSPVVREEMEKLLAGETLSVNDTPDVLDRQKCLAALASLRHAKWFQARANGLKSCVIVIRVLRDLCTRVPTWGPLRGWPLELLCEKSIGTANRPMGAGEALRRVLECLASGIVMPDGSGIYDPCEKEATDAIGHLDRQQREDITQSAQHALRLAAFGQLHKVLGMDPLPSKMPKKPKNENPVDYTVQIPPSTTYAITPMKRPMEEDGEEKSPSKKKKKIQKKEEKTEPPQAMNALMKLNQLKPGLQYKLVSQTGPVHAPIFTMSVEVDGSTFEASGPSKKTAKLHVAVKVLQDMGLPTGVEGKESGKGDESAEETEQKPVVVAPPPVVETISTPSAASPPSEQTSENVKQQGPILTKHGKNPVMELNEKRRGLKYELISETGGSHDKRFVMEVEVDGQKFQGAGSNKKVAKAYAALAALEKLFPDAPAAIEPNKKKRAPVPARGGPKFAVKHNPGFGMGGPMHNEVPPPPNLRGRGRGGNIRGRGRGRGGFGGGNHGGYMNAGAGYGSYGYGGNSATAGYSDFFTDCYGYHDFGSS; encoded by the exons ATG CGACCGATGCGTATTTTTGTGAATGATGACCGCCACGTGATGGCAAAACATTCTGCTGTTTACCCAACTCAGGAAGAGTTGGAGGCAGTTCAGAACATGGTCTCCCATACAGAACGTGCTCTCAAAGCTGTATCTGACTGGATTGATGAACAGGAAAAAGTCAGTGGGGAGCAGCCAGAACCGGAGGCCATGGAAACAGCAgctgaagaagaaaacaaagaaggaGG GGATCAGAAGGCCGCCGAGCATCTGACTAGGACCCTTCGTGGAGTGATGCGTGTTGGGCTTGTAGCAAAAGGCCTGCTATTGAAGGGAGACTTGGATCTTGAGCTAGTTCTCCTGTGCAAAGAGAAACCCACAACTGGTCTCTTGGACAAAGTAGCTGAGAATCTTGGAGTACAGCTTGCT ACTATTACTGAAGATAAATATGAAATAATCCAGTCTGTGAGCGAAGCTGCAATTATCATTAAGAACACACAGGAGCCTCCATTGACGCTGACCATTCACTTGACATCTCCTGTTGTGAGAGAAGAAATGGAAAAACTGTTAGCTGGAG AAACGCTATCAGTCAACGACACCCCGGACGTTCTGGACAGGCAGAAATGCCTTGCTGCCTTGGCGTCACTCCGACACGCCAAGTGGTTCCAG GCCAGGGCTAATGGTCTGAAATCGTGCGTCATAGTCATCAGGGTGCTGAGAGATCTGTGTACTCGGGTTCCTACTTGGGGACCACTTAGAGGATGG CCTCTGGAGCTGCTGTGTGAAAAATCAATTGGAACAGCTAAtagaccaatgggagctggtgAGGCCTTGAGGAGAGTACTTGAATGTCTTGCATCAGGAATTGTTATGCCAG ATGGTTCTGGTATTTATGATCCTTGTGAAAAAGAAGCCACTGATGCTATTGGGCATCTAGACAGACAACAAAGGGAAGATATCACACAGAGTGCTCAG catgctctgagacttgctgcttttGGCCAGCTTCACAAGGTCTTGGGGATGGATCCCCTGCCTTCCAAGATGCCCAAGAAACCAAAGAACGAAAATCCAGTTGACTACACTG TCCAGATTCCCCCCAGTACCACGTATGCCATCACCCCAATGAAGCGCCCTATGGAGGAGGATGGAGAGGAGAAGTCtcccagcaaaaagaaaaagaagattcAGAAAAAAG AGGAAAAAACTGAACCTCCCCAGGCTATGAATGCACTGATGAAATTAAATCAGCTAAAACCTGGTCTCCAGTACAAACTTGTGTCTCAGACTGGTCCAGTTCATGCTCCTATCTTTACTATGTCCGTGGAAGTGGATGGCAGCACGTTTGAGGCATCGGGACCTTCCAAAAAGACAGCCAAATTGCATGTGGCAGTAAAG GTGTTGCAAGATATGGGTTTACCCACAGGAGTGGAAGGCAAAGAGTCTGGAAAAGGAGATGAATCGGCAGAGGAAACAGAACAGAAACCAGTAGTTGTTGCTCCTCCTCCTGTAGTGGAAACTATCTCTACACCCAGTGCTGCCTCTCCTCCCTCAGAGCAAACTTCAGAG AATGTGAAACAACAGGGACCAATCCTGACGAAGCATGGCAAGAATCCAGTGATGGAACTCAATGAGAAGAGGCGTGGTCTAAAATACGAACTGATTTCAGAAACAGGTGGCAGCCATGACAAGCGCTTTGTCATGGAG GTTGAGGTTGATGGGCAGAAGTTTCAAGGAGCTGGCTCGAACAAAAAAGTGGCGAAAGCCTATGCTGCTTTAGCTGCCCTGGAGAAGCTGTTTCCCGATGCTCCAGCTGCTATTGAGCCCAATAAGAAGAAAAGAGCCCCTGTACCTGCAAGGGGAGGACCCAAGTTTGCAGTAAAG CATAATCCAGGTTTTGGAATGGGAGGCCCCATGCACAATGAAGTGCCACCTCCCCCAAATCTGCGTGGACGTGGTAGAGGAGGCAACATCAGAGGCCGTGGTAGAGGCAGAGGTGGATTTGGTGGTGGCAATCATGGTGGCTATATGAATGCTG GAGCCGGATACGGAAGCTATGGTTATGGAGGAAATTCTGCAACAGCAGGCTATA GTGACTTTTTCACAGACTGCTACGGCTATCATGATTTTGGGTCTTCCTAG
- the ILF3 gene encoding interleukin enhancer-binding factor 3 isoform X9 gives MRPMRIFVNDDRHVMAKHSAVYPTQEELEAVQNMVSHTERALKAVSDWIDEQEKVSGEQPEPEAMETAAEEENKEGGDQKAAEHLTRTLRGVMRVGLVAKGLLLKGDLDLELVLLCKEKPTTGLLDKVAENLGVQLATITEDKYEIIQSVSEAAIIIKNTQEPPLTLTIHLTSPVVREEMEKLLAGETLSVNDTPDVLDRQKCLAALASLRHAKWFQARANGLKSCVIVIRVLRDLCTRVPTWGPLRGWPLELLCEKSIGTANRPMGAGEALRRVLECLASGIVMPDGSGIYDPCEKEATDAIGHLDRQQREDITQSAQHALRLAAFGQLHKVLGMDPLPSKMPKKPKNENPVDYTVQIPPSTTYAITPMKRPMEEDGEEKSPSKKKKKIQKKGIELTREEKTEPPQAMNALMKLNQLKPGLQYKLVSQTGPVHAPIFTMSVEVDGSTFEASGPSKKTAKLHVAVKVLQDMGLPTGVEGKESGKGDESAEETEQKPVVVAPPPVVETISTPSAASPPSEQTSENVKQQGPILTKHGKNPVMELNEKRRGLKYELISETGGSHDKRFVMEVEVDGQKFQGAGSNKKVAKAYAALAALEKLFPDAPAAIEPNKKKRAPVPARGGPKFAVKQHNPGFGMGGPMHNEVPPPPNLRGRGRGGNIRGRGRGRGGFGGGNHGGYMNAGAGYGSYGYGGNSATAGYSDFFTDCYGYHDFGSS, from the exons ATG CGACCGATGCGTATTTTTGTGAATGATGACCGCCACGTGATGGCAAAACATTCTGCTGTTTACCCAACTCAGGAAGAGTTGGAGGCAGTTCAGAACATGGTCTCCCATACAGAACGTGCTCTCAAAGCTGTATCTGACTGGATTGATGAACAGGAAAAAGTCAGTGGGGAGCAGCCAGAACCGGAGGCCATGGAAACAGCAgctgaagaagaaaacaaagaaggaGG GGATCAGAAGGCCGCCGAGCATCTGACTAGGACCCTTCGTGGAGTGATGCGTGTTGGGCTTGTAGCAAAAGGCCTGCTATTGAAGGGAGACTTGGATCTTGAGCTAGTTCTCCTGTGCAAAGAGAAACCCACAACTGGTCTCTTGGACAAAGTAGCTGAGAATCTTGGAGTACAGCTTGCT ACTATTACTGAAGATAAATATGAAATAATCCAGTCTGTGAGCGAAGCTGCAATTATCATTAAGAACACACAGGAGCCTCCATTGACGCTGACCATTCACTTGACATCTCCTGTTGTGAGAGAAGAAATGGAAAAACTGTTAGCTGGAG AAACGCTATCAGTCAACGACACCCCGGACGTTCTGGACAGGCAGAAATGCCTTGCTGCCTTGGCGTCACTCCGACACGCCAAGTGGTTCCAG GCCAGGGCTAATGGTCTGAAATCGTGCGTCATAGTCATCAGGGTGCTGAGAGATCTGTGTACTCGGGTTCCTACTTGGGGACCACTTAGAGGATGG CCTCTGGAGCTGCTGTGTGAAAAATCAATTGGAACAGCTAAtagaccaatgggagctggtgAGGCCTTGAGGAGAGTACTTGAATGTCTTGCATCAGGAATTGTTATGCCAG ATGGTTCTGGTATTTATGATCCTTGTGAAAAAGAAGCCACTGATGCTATTGGGCATCTAGACAGACAACAAAGGGAAGATATCACACAGAGTGCTCAG catgctctgagacttgctgcttttGGCCAGCTTCACAAGGTCTTGGGGATGGATCCCCTGCCTTCCAAGATGCCCAAGAAACCAAAGAACGAAAATCCAGTTGACTACACTG TCCAGATTCCCCCCAGTACCACGTATGCCATCACCCCAATGAAGCGCCCTATGGAGGAGGATGGAGAGGAGAAGTCtcccagcaaaaagaaaaagaagattcAGAAAAAAGGTATTGAGTTAACCAGAG AGGAAAAAACTGAACCTCCCCAGGCTATGAATGCACTGATGAAATTAAATCAGCTAAAACCTGGTCTCCAGTACAAACTTGTGTCTCAGACTGGTCCAGTTCATGCTCCTATCTTTACTATGTCCGTGGAAGTGGATGGCAGCACGTTTGAGGCATCGGGACCTTCCAAAAAGACAGCCAAATTGCATGTGGCAGTAAAG GTGTTGCAAGATATGGGTTTACCCACAGGAGTGGAAGGCAAAGAGTCTGGAAAAGGAGATGAATCGGCAGAGGAAACAGAACAGAAACCAGTAGTTGTTGCTCCTCCTCCTGTAGTGGAAACTATCTCTACACCCAGTGCTGCCTCTCCTCCCTCAGAGCAAACTTCAGAG AATGTGAAACAACAGGGACCAATCCTGACGAAGCATGGCAAGAATCCAGTGATGGAACTCAATGAGAAGAGGCGTGGTCTAAAATACGAACTGATTTCAGAAACAGGTGGCAGCCATGACAAGCGCTTTGTCATGGAG GTTGAGGTTGATGGGCAGAAGTTTCAAGGAGCTGGCTCGAACAAAAAAGTGGCGAAAGCCTATGCTGCTTTAGCTGCCCTGGAGAAGCTGTTTCCCGATGCTCCAGCTGCTATTGAGCCCAATAAGAAGAAAAGAGCCCCTGTACCTGCAAGGGGAGGACCCAAGTTTGCAGTAAAG CAGCATAATCCAGGTTTTGGAATGGGAGGCCCCATGCACAATGAAGTGCCACCTCCCCCAAATCTGCGTGGACGTGGTAGAGGAGGCAACATCAGAGGCCGTGGTAGAGGCAGAGGTGGATTTGGTGGTGGCAATCATGGTGGCTATATGAATGCTG GAGCCGGATACGGAAGCTATGGTTATGGAGGAAATTCTGCAACAGCAGGCTATA GTGACTTTTTCACAGACTGCTACGGCTATCATGATTTTGGGTCTTCCTAG